From one Lolium rigidum isolate FL_2022 chromosome 4, APGP_CSIRO_Lrig_0.1, whole genome shotgun sequence genomic stretch:
- the LOC124707046 gene encoding uncharacterized protein LOC124707046 isoform X1, producing the protein MLATAACRGPAPALPAARPGGGYLLGRVRISKRRPPMSRRSAVVRCGLLPVDPWAPTMDSQSIASQLFAVSLFPYLGFLYFMTRSKTAPGLTLFGFYFLLAFVGATIPAGIYAKVHYGTSLSNVDLLHGSAESLLTLTNLFIVLGLRGALRKLKDGEESNSEASQDNKEKSSV; encoded by the exons ATGTTGgccaccgccgcctgccgcgggccAGCGCCGGCGCTCCCCGCCGCGAGAcccggcggcggctacctcctTGGCCGGGTCCGCATCTCCAAGCGGAGACCGCCGATGAGCAGGAGAAGCGCGGTGGTGCGGTGCGGGCTGCTCCCCGTGGACCCGTGGGCGCCCACCATGGACTCCCAGAGCATCGCGTCGCAGCTCTTCGCCGTGTCGCTGTTCCCGTACCTCGGCTTCCTCTACTTCATGACCAGGTCCAAGACGGCGCCCGGCCTCACGCTCTTCGGCTTCTACTTCCTCCTCGCCTTCGTCGGCGCCACCA TACCTGCTGGGATATATG CCAAAGTTCACTATGGGACCTCTCTTTCTAATGTGGACTTGCTACACGGGTCAGCAGAATCGTTACTTACACTCACCAATCTGTTCATCGTGCTGGGGCTGAGGGGGGCTCTAAGAAAGCTGAAGGATGGAGAGGAGAGCAATTCTGAAGCTTCTCAGGACAATAAGGAAAAGAGTTCTGTCTAG
- the LOC124707046 gene encoding uncharacterized protein LOC124707046 isoform X2, with translation MSRRSAVVRCGLLPVDPWAPTMDSQSIASQLFAVSLFPYLGFLYFMTRSKTAPGLTLFGFYFLLAFVGATSTFHRPFIPGAVPAGIYAKVHYGTSLSNVDLLHGSAESLLTLTNLFIVLGLRGALRKLKDGEESNSEASQDNKEKSSV, from the exons ATGAGCAGGAGAAGCGCGGTGGTGCGGTGCGGGCTGCTCCCCGTGGACCCGTGGGCGCCCACCATGGACTCCCAGAGCATCGCGTCGCAGCTCTTCGCCGTGTCGCTGTTCCCGTACCTCGGCTTCCTCTACTTCATGACCAGGTCCAAGACGGCGCCCGGCCTCACGCTCTTCGGCTTCTACTTCCTCCTCGCCTTCGTCGGCGCCACCA GCACATTTCACCGGCCTTTTATCCCCGGAGCAGTACCTGCTGGGATATATG CCAAAGTTCACTATGGGACCTCTCTTTCTAATGTGGACTTGCTACACGGGTCAGCAGAATCGTTACTTACACTCACCAATCTGTTCATCGTGCTGGGGCTGAGGGGGGCTCTAAGAAAGCTGAAGGATGGAGAGGAGAGCAATTCTGAAGCTTCTCAGGACAATAAGGAAAAGAGTTCTGTCTAG
- the LOC124707045 gene encoding transcription factor WRKY19-like, with protein MEDMVLASELDRLQAMARELGAQVDNNDAPAAARELCGALAASVDRAVCLAGYGGGNAGAGKNSGQPRNSSRKAATAARTRRQVRVASVQDTAPLDDGLSWRKYGQKDILGAPYPRAYFRCTHRHTRGCQATKQVQRAAGDPLLFNVVYHGDHTCAQAPALSLLSAQQQQPPASGQEQGSPAATQEEMHWWAAEPPAAMDGCCPPTSSCYQHAGSYGYAAGAGLGTDMDFEAQLDEFLNPTKFFQPEIQTL; from the coding sequence ATGGAGGACATGGTGCTAGCATCGGAGCTGGACCGGCTACAGGCGATGGCGAGGGAGCTGGGTGCGCAGGTCGACAACAACgacgcgccggccgccgcgaggGAGCTCTGCGGCGCGCTGGCCGCGTCCGTCGACAGGGCCGTCTGCCTAGCCGGCTACGGCGGTGGCAATGCCGGCGCCGGTAAGAACAGTGGCCAGCCGAGGAACAGCAGCAGgaaggcggccacggcggcgaggACCAGAAGGCAGGTGCGGGTGGCGTCGGTGCAGGACACGGCGCCGCTCGACGACGGGCTCAGCTGGCGGAAGTACGGCCAGAAGGACATCCTCGGCGCCCCGTACCCGAGGGCGTACTTCCGGTGCACGCACCGGCACACCCGGGGCTGCCAGGCCACCAAGCAGGTgcagcgcgccgccggcgatcctCTTCTCTTCAACGTCGTGTACCACGGTGACCACACCTGCGCCCAGGCCCCCGCGCTGTCGCTCCTAAgcgcgcagcagcagcagccacctGCATCCGGCCAGGAGCAGGGATCGCCGGCTGCGACACAGGAAGAGATGCATTGGTGGGCGGCAGAGCCACCCGCGGCCATGGACGGCTGCTGCCCGCCAACAAGCTCCTGTTACCAGCATGCCGGTAGCTATGGCTACGCGGCGGGTGCCGGCCTTGGGACTGACATGGACTTTGAGGCTCAGCTCGACGAGTTCTTGAATCCGACCAAGTTTTTCCAGCCAGAGATTCAGACCCTGTAA